The following are encoded in a window of Sminthopsis crassicaudata isolate SCR6 chromosome 3, ASM4859323v1, whole genome shotgun sequence genomic DNA:
- the ETHE1 gene encoding persulfide dioxygenase ETHE1, mitochondrial isoform X2, translating into MIPGCKSVISRLSGAKADLFLEDGDILTFGRFALETRASPGHTDGCLTFVLSDHSIAFTGDALLIRGCGRTDFQQGCAKTLYHSVHEKIFTLPGDCLVYPAHDYQGHTVSTVEEERTFNPRLTLSCEDFVKVMNNLNLPKPKQIDVAVPANMRCGVQEVPS; encoded by the exons ATGATTCCGGGCTGCAAATCGGTCATCTCCCGCCTCAGCGGGGCCAAAGCCGACCTGTTCCTCGAGGACGGCGACATCCTCACCTTTGGGCGATTT GCTCTGGAGACGCGGGCCAGCCCAGGCCACACGGATGGCTGCCTGACTTTTGTACTGAGTGACCACAGCATAGCCTTCACGGGGGACGCCCTACTTATCCGAGGATGCGGCCGCACCGACTTCCAGCAAG gCTGTGCTAAGACCTTGTACCATTCAGTCCATGAGAAGATCTTCACCCTTCCTGGAGACTGCCTGGTTTACCCAGCTCATGACTACCAAG GGCACACAGTGTCTACAGTGGAGGAGGAGCGGACCTTCAACCCTCGCCTGACGCTGAGCTGCGAGGACTTTGTCAAGGTCATGAACAACCTCAACCTGCCCAAGCCCAAGCAGATCG ATGTCGCCGTCCCCGCCAACATGCGCTGCGGCGTGCAGGAGGTCCCCAGCTGA
- the LYPD3 gene encoding ly6/PLAUR domain-containing protein 3: MEKKCSPGILGATVLLLSLLGPGASALKCYSCIQKADEGCSPGKMKTVTCPADLTICTEAVGAVETIHGQFSMAIRGCGSGLSGKNDRGLDLHGIMAFLQLQQCDKDLCNNQLNLTSHHLNPSGNESAHEPNGVQCYSCAGLSREACAGSKPPLAQCYNARDRLHKGCFDGNVTLTAANVTVSLPVRGCVQDEDCTRDGVTGPGFSLSGSCCEGSRCNADLRNKTYFAPGIPPLVVLPAPTTARPNSTATKAPAPASTAAPAAPSSRPPATTLRAPATEAPAHSGTSVATLSEEGGAGRGAAGHSDRSNMGQLPPKGGSQHPTSGSPRTPLALPLAALLAATAARTLL; the protein is encoded by the exons ATGGAGAAAAAATGCAGCCCAGGGATCCTCGGGGCCACCGTCCTGCTCTTGTCCTTGCTTGGCCCAG GTGCCTCGGCTCTTAAATGCTACAGCTGCATCCAGAAAGCCGATGAAGGATGTTCCCCCGGGAAGATGAAGACGGTTACCTGCCCTGCGGACTTAACGATCTGCACAGAGGCTGTGGGGGCTGTGGAGACCA TTCACGGGCAGTTCTCGATGGCTATCCGAGGCTGTGGATCCGGACTTTCGGGAAAGAACGACCGGGGGCTGGACCTGCACGGGATCATGGCCTTCCTCCAGCTGCAGCAGTGTGACAAGGACCTATGTAACAACCAGCTCAACCTGACCTCACACCACCTGAACCCCAGCG GGAACGAGAGTGCGCACGAGCCCAACGGAGTCCAGTGCTACAGCTGCGCGGGGCTGAGCCGGGAGGCGTGCGCGGGCTCGAAGCCCCCCCTGGCGCAGTGCTACAACGCGAGGGACCGCCTGCACAAGGGCTGCTTTGACGGGAACGTCACCCTGACCGCAG CCAACGTGACCGTGTCCCTGCCAGTCCGAGGCTGCGTCCAGGACGAGGACTGCACCAGAGACGGGGTGACCGGCCCCGGCTTCTCCCTGAGCGGCTCCTGCTGCGAGGGCTCCCGCTGCAACGCCGACCTCCGCAACAAGACCTACTTTGCCCCTGGCATCCCTCCCCTCGTGGTGCTGCCCGCGCCCACCACCGCCCGCCCCAATTCCACAGCCACAAAGGCCCCCGCCCCCGCTTCCACCGCGGCCCCGGCCGCCCCCAGCAGCCGGCCCCCGGCCACCACGCTCCGGGCCCCCGCCACCGAGGCGCCCGCTCACTCCGGGACATCTGTGGCGACTCTCAGCGAGGAGGGCGGGGCCGGCAGGGGGGCCGCGGGGCACAGCGATCGAAGCAACATGGGGCAGCTGCCCCCTAAGGGCGGCTCCCAGCACCCCACCAGTGGGAGCCCCAGGACCCCCCTGGCCCTTCCGCTGGCCGCGCTCCTGGCAGCCACCGCTGCCCGGACCCTCCTGTGa
- the ETHE1 gene encoding persulfide dioxygenase ETHE1, mitochondrial isoform X1, producing the protein MGPGRLLRVCRLLRAPGPRRGPAPRALSSRGDGLLLRQLFEANSCTYTYLLGDRSSGEAVLIDPVLETAARDARLVRELGLHLRYAVNTHCHADHVTGTGLLRSMIPGCKSVISRLSGAKADLFLEDGDILTFGRFALETRASPGHTDGCLTFVLSDHSIAFTGDALLIRGCGRTDFQQGCAKTLYHSVHEKIFTLPGDCLVYPAHDYQGHTVSTVEEERTFNPRLTLSCEDFVKVMNNLNLPKPKQIDVAVPANMRCGVQEVPS; encoded by the exons ATGGGGCCGGGGCGGCTGCTGCGCGTGTGCCGGCTGCTGCGGGCCCCGGGGCCGCGCCGGGGGCCGGCTCCCAGGGCGCTCAGCTCGCGGGGGGACGGCCTCCTGCTGCGCCAG CTCTTCGAAGCCAACAGTTGCACGTACACGTATCTGCTGGGGGACCGGAGCTCCGGGGAGGCTGTGCTGATCGACCCCGTGCTGGAGACGGCCGCCAGGGATGCTCGGCTCGTCCGGGAGCTCGGCCTGCACCTCCGGTACGCAG TCAACACGCACTGCCATGCGGACCATGTCACGGGCACCGGGCTCCTCCGGTCCATGATTCCGGGCTGCAAATCGGTCATCTCCCGCCTCAGCGGGGCCAAAGCCGACCTGTTCCTCGAGGACGGCGACATCCTCACCTTTGGGCGATTT GCTCTGGAGACGCGGGCCAGCCCAGGCCACACGGATGGCTGCCTGACTTTTGTACTGAGTGACCACAGCATAGCCTTCACGGGGGACGCCCTACTTATCCGAGGATGCGGCCGCACCGACTTCCAGCAAG gCTGTGCTAAGACCTTGTACCATTCAGTCCATGAGAAGATCTTCACCCTTCCTGGAGACTGCCTGGTTTACCCAGCTCATGACTACCAAG GGCACACAGTGTCTACAGTGGAGGAGGAGCGGACCTTCAACCCTCGCCTGACGCTGAGCTGCGAGGACTTTGTCAAGGTCATGAACAACCTCAACCTGCCCAAGCCCAAGCAGATCG ATGTCGCCGTCCCCGCCAACATGCGCTGCGGCGTGCAGGAGGTCCCCAGCTGA
- the XRCC1 gene encoding DNA repair protein XRCC1 isoform X1 has translation MPEIRLRHVVSCSSQDPTHCADNLLKADTYRKWRSAKAGEKQISVILQLEKEEQIHSIDIGNEGSAFVEVLAGSSAGGAGEHDYEVLLVTSSFMSPSESRSGTNSNRVRLFAADKLVRATAEKRWDRVKIVCSQPYSKDSAYGLSFIRLHSPPEKEEPESSPCPKVTKLGAFRVKEDDGTGSSLRPGSLFFSRASKASPAPPREQPGPSYAAATLQASEGVTPQTPPLSSPQPPSASKAPGKPQESPKGKRKLDLSQDEPGNRAQARPAHPKLPAPKKPKGPATGPAPAQGPPQAEKKGPKARAGPRPGPVELGRILEGVVVVLSGFQNPFRSELRDKALELGAKYRPDWTSDSTHLICAFANTPKYSAVLSRGGRIVRKEWVLDCHRMRRRLPCRRYLMAGPDSSSDEETPPPPTTKHPKANHQAPPAGPKSGSRTPSPQEAGPAHRGPQGAPDPEEELAGAQDHGTDDSGDTEDELRRVVKPKDQKQPQDQGENGEDPYAGSTDENTEDESPEPPDQPIPELPDFFQGKHFFFYGEFPGEERRQLVRYVTAFNGEIEDYMNDQVQFVITAQEWDPSFEEALLDNPSLAFVRPRWIYSCNEQQRLLPYQLYGVVPQA, from the exons ATGCCTGAGATCCGCCTCCGCCACGTAGTGTCGTGCAGCAGCCAGGATCCG ACCCACTGCGCAGACAACCTCCTGAAGGCCGACACCTACCGGAAATGGCGCTCCGCCAAGGCTGGGGAGAAGCAGATCTCCGTCATCCTGCAG ttgGAGAAGGAGGAGCAGATCCACAGCATAGACATCGGCAATGAGGGCTCTGCCTTCGTCGAGGTGCTGGCGGGCAGCTCCGCGGGGGGCGCCGGGGAGCATGACTATGAG GTCCTCCTCGTGACCTCGTCTTTCATGTCCCCGTCTGAGAGCCGGAGTGGGACTAACTCCAACCGGGTCCGCCTGTTTGCTGCCGACAAGCTGGTCCGGGCCACCGCGGAAAAGCGCTGGGACCGCGTCAAGATCGTGTGCAGCCAGCCCTACAGCAAG GACTCTGCCTACGGCCTGAGTTTTATACGTCTGCACAGCCCCCCGGAGAAGGAGGAGCCCGAGAGCAGCCCCTGCCCC AAGGTGACCAAGCTGGGAGCCTTCCGAGTGAAGGAGGACGATGGCACCGGCAGCTCCCTGAGACCCGGGTCCCTCTTCTTCAGCCGGGCCAGCAAGGCTTCCCCAG CCCCCCCCAGAGAGCAGCCGGGCCCCAGCTACGCAGCCGCCACCCTGCAGGCCTCCGAGGGCGTGACCCCCCAGACTCCTCCCTTGTCGTCCCCTCAGCCCCCCTCTGCAAGCAAAGCTCCCGGCAAG CCCCAAGAGTCTCCCAAGGGAAAGAGGAAACTGGACTTAAGCCAGGATGAACCAGGAAACAGAGCCCAGGCCCGTCCGGCCCACCCTAAGCTACCAGCCCCCAAGAAGCCCAAAG GGCCTGCTACGGGCCCAGCCCCGGCCCAGGGGCCTCCCCAAGCTGAAAAGAAAGGGCCGAAGGCTAGGGCCGGGCCCAGGCCTGGGCCTGTGGAGCTGGGGAGGATCCTGGAGGGCGTCGTGGTGGTCCTGAGCGGTTTCCAGAACCCCTTCCGCTCAGAGCTTCGGGACAAGGCCCTGGAGCTCGGCGCCAAGTACCGGCCAGACTGGACCTCGGACAGCACCCACCTCAT CTGTGCCTTTGCCAACACGCCCAAGTACAGCGCGGTCCTGAGCCGGGGCGGGCGCATCGTGCGCAAGGAGTGGGTGCTGGACTGCCACCGCATGCGGCGGAGGTTGCCCTGTCGGCG CTACCTCATGGCAGGCCCGGACTCCAGCAGCGATGAGGAGACGCCGCCCCCTCCCACCACCAAG CATCCCAAGGCTAACCATCAGGCTCCCCCAGCGGGGCCTAAATCAGGCTCCAGGACTCCATCCCCCCAGGAGGCCGGCCCGGCTCACAGAGGGCCCCAGGGAGCCCCAGACCCAGAAGAGGAGCTGGCAG GTGCTCAGGACCACGGGACCGATGACTCCGGGGACACGGAGGATGAGCTGAGGAG AGTGGTCAAGCCGAAGGACCAGAAGCAGCCCCAAGACCAAGGAGAGAACGGAGAGGACCCCTATGCCGGCTCCACAGATGAAAACACAGAGGATGAGAGCCCCGAGCCCCCGGACCAGCCCATCCCTGAGCTGCCAG ATTTTTTCCAGGGCAAACACTTCTTTTTCTATGGAGAGTTTCCTGGTGAGGAGCGACGGCAGCTTGTCCGCTACGTTACTGCGTTCAACGG GGAGATAGAAGATTACATGAATGATCAGGTCCAGTTTGTGATCACGGCCCAAGAGTGGGACCCCAGCTTCGAGGAG GCCCTCCTGGACAACCCGTCGTTGGCCTTCGTGCGTCCCCGCTGGATTTACAGCTGCAACGAGCAGCAGAGGTTGCTGCCCTATCAGCTCTATGGGGTGGTCCCCCAGGCCTGA
- the PHLDB3 gene encoding pleckstrin homology-like domain family B member 3 codes for MRVPTSPEDGSLEEAERPRSRAGGSEPRKQDVSEAPGESRAPRAACGEEEEEEGEGSSTESGQDQGEAPPPAPPPAEGPRGAARRLRGQQLEALTRVALMEQRVKELQQQRKELRIEMEVEVALLRGELTGERLAARKEEEQLRELQRQQETAEQKAGEQREQEQQRLQEARTRVEALRLKLEEAQDKLDSKPEGDQEDLRRGVQEVSEQLDVAQRAYEDLEFQQLEKESSREEEVDGLGSQGLGPKIRELQESLAQHRRRIQVLEEQLGSLGEQMAAESRGLSRKKEEALQALSQERSRLLELNHLQGTQAGEGSFPEQSQALTKLLFTQKTDRQLLVLQDSLAPASSTASSCLFSVHSSLQGSFGLQRTGSLPRRKGDRTRPRGSARPLSLHCSGPLEASALSPPAGDPQRHPLYHLLNCGPGASCGIPHPDIIRMEKLLQQAVAERERLLQAREGTKRSKEEARPVPAIMAPPPPPPRPPGPRVLDLYQHLERWGHSPESCPHVRVTSGCCRGPLVKVGGRIKTWRKRWFCFDRHARRLAYYADKEETKLKGVIYFQAIEEVYYDHLRCAFKSPSPRLTFCVKTYERLFYMVAPSPEAMRIWIDVIVTAADENHAP; via the exons ATGAGGGTCCCGACGAGTCCCGAGGATGGGAGCCTGGAGGAGGCCGAGCGGCCCCGGAGCCGAGCCGGAGGCAGCGAGCCCCGAAAGCAAGACGTCTCCGAGGCCCCTGGGGAGTCCAGGGCCCCCCGCGCAGCCTgcggggaagaggaggaggaggagggagaggggagcaGCACGGAGAGCGGCCAGGACCAG GGTGAAGCCCCGCCCCCCGCGCCGCCCCCCGCAGAGGGGCCCCGAGGGGCTGCCCGGCGGCTTCGGGGGCAGCAGCTGGAGGCGCTGACCCGAGTGGCCCTGATGGAGCAGCGGGTTAAGGAGCTGCAGCAGCAGAGGAAGGAGCTGAGGATCGAG ATGGAGGTAGAGGTGGCTCTGCTCCGAGGGGAGCTGACTGGGGAGCGCCTGGCGGCCCGGAAAGAGGAGGAGCAGCTGCGGGAGCTTCAGAGGCAGCAGGAGACAGCTGAGCAGAAGGCAGGGGAGCAGCGGGAGCAG GAGCAGCAGCGGCTCCAGGAGGCAAGGACCCGCGTGGAGGCTCTCCGTCTGAAGCTGGAGGAGGCTCAGGACAAGCTGGACTCGAAGCCTGAGGGtgaccaggaggacctgaggagGGGGGTCCAGGAG GTGTCCGAACAGTTGGATGTTGCTCAGAGGGCCTATGAGGACCTGGAGTTCCAGCAGCTGGAGAAGGAGAGCAGCCGTGAAGAGGAGGTGGACGGGTTGGGGAGCCAGGGGCTGGGCCCCAAGATCCGAGAGCTCCAGGAGAGCCTGGCCCAGCACAGG CGCCGAATCCAGGTCCTAGAGGAGCAGCTGGGGTCCCTCGGGGAGCAGATGGCAGCCGAGAGCCGCGGCCTGAGCCGGAAGAAGGAGGAGGCGTTGCAGGCCCTGAGCCAG GAGCGGAGCCGGCTTTTGGAACTCAACCACCTGCAGGGGACTCAGGCTGGAGAGGGCAGTTTCCCGGAGCAGAGCCAGGCCCTAACCAAG CTCCTGTTCACCCAGAAGACGGATCGCCAGCTCCTGGTCCTCCAGGACTCCTTGGCCCCAGCATCCAGTACTGCCTCCTCCTGCCTCTTCTCAGTACACAGCTCCCTCCAG GGCTCCTTTGGGCTTCAGAGGACGGGGAGTTTGCCTCGGAGAAAGGGGGACCGGACCCGACCGAGGGGATCTGCAAGACCCCTGTCCCTGCACTGCAGCG GGCCCCTGGAGGCCTCTGCCCTGTCTCCCCCTGCAGGGGACCCCCAGAGACACCCTCTGTACCACCTGCTGAACTGTGGCCCTGGAGCCAG CTGTGGGATCCCCCATCCCGATATCATCCGAATGGAGAAGCTGCTGCAGCAGGCCGTGGCAGAGCGGGAGCGGCTGCTCCAGGCCCGG GAGGGGACGAAGAGGAGCAAGGAGGAAGCCAGACCTGTTCCAGCCATCATG GCCCCACCGCCGCCCCCGCCCCGGCCTCCGGGCCCCCGGGTCCTGGACTTGTACCAGCACTTGGAACGCTGGGGCCACAGCCCCGAAAGCTGCCCTCACGTGCGAGTGACCAGCGGCTGCTGCCGGGGCCCTCTGGTGAAGGTGGGGGGCCGGATCAAGACCTGGAGGAAGCGCTGGTTCTGCTTTGACCGCCACGCTCGTCGCCTGGCCTACTACGCAG aCAAGGAGGAGACCAAACTGAAGGGCGTGATCTACTTCCAAGCCATCGAAGAGGTCTACTATGACCACCTGCGGTGCGCCTTCAAG AGCCCCAGTCCCCGCCTGACGTTCTGCGTCAAGACCTACGAGCGGCTCTTCTACATGGTGGCCCCCAGCCCGGAGGCCATGCGCATCTGGATCGACGTCATCGTGACCGCGGCCGATGAGAACCACGCCCCCTGA
- the XRCC1 gene encoding DNA repair protein XRCC1 isoform X3 → MSPSESRSGTNSNRVRLFAADKLVRATAEKRWDRVKIVCSQPYSKDSAYGLSFIRLHSPPEKEEPESSPCPKVTKLGAFRVKEDDGTGSSLRPGSLFFSRASKASPAPPREQPGPSYAAATLQASEGVTPQTPPLSSPQPPSASKAPGKPQESPKGKRKLDLSQDEPGNRAQARPAHPKLPAPKKPKGPATGPAPAQGPPQAEKKGPKARAGPRPGPVELGRILEGVVVVLSGFQNPFRSELRDKALELGAKYRPDWTSDSTHLICAFANTPKYSAVLSRGGRIVRKEWVLDCHRMRRRLPCRRYLMAGPDSSSDEETPPPPTTKHPKANHQAPPAGPKSGSRTPSPQEAGPAHRGPQGAPDPEEELAGAQDHGTDDSGDTEDELRRVVKPKDQKQPQDQGENGEDPYAGSTDENTEDESPEPPDQPIPELPDFFQGKHFFFYGEFPGEERRQLVRYVTAFNGEIEDYMNDQVQFVITAQEWDPSFEEALLDNPSLAFVRPRWIYSCNEQQRLLPYQLYGVVPQA, encoded by the exons ATGTCCCCGTCTGAGAGCCGGAGTGGGACTAACTCCAACCGGGTCCGCCTGTTTGCTGCCGACAAGCTGGTCCGGGCCACCGCGGAAAAGCGCTGGGACCGCGTCAAGATCGTGTGCAGCCAGCCCTACAGCAAG GACTCTGCCTACGGCCTGAGTTTTATACGTCTGCACAGCCCCCCGGAGAAGGAGGAGCCCGAGAGCAGCCCCTGCCCC AAGGTGACCAAGCTGGGAGCCTTCCGAGTGAAGGAGGACGATGGCACCGGCAGCTCCCTGAGACCCGGGTCCCTCTTCTTCAGCCGGGCCAGCAAGGCTTCCCCAG CCCCCCCCAGAGAGCAGCCGGGCCCCAGCTACGCAGCCGCCACCCTGCAGGCCTCCGAGGGCGTGACCCCCCAGACTCCTCCCTTGTCGTCCCCTCAGCCCCCCTCTGCAAGCAAAGCTCCCGGCAAG CCCCAAGAGTCTCCCAAGGGAAAGAGGAAACTGGACTTAAGCCAGGATGAACCAGGAAACAGAGCCCAGGCCCGTCCGGCCCACCCTAAGCTACCAGCCCCCAAGAAGCCCAAAG GGCCTGCTACGGGCCCAGCCCCGGCCCAGGGGCCTCCCCAAGCTGAAAAGAAAGGGCCGAAGGCTAGGGCCGGGCCCAGGCCTGGGCCTGTGGAGCTGGGGAGGATCCTGGAGGGCGTCGTGGTGGTCCTGAGCGGTTTCCAGAACCCCTTCCGCTCAGAGCTTCGGGACAAGGCCCTGGAGCTCGGCGCCAAGTACCGGCCAGACTGGACCTCGGACAGCACCCACCTCAT CTGTGCCTTTGCCAACACGCCCAAGTACAGCGCGGTCCTGAGCCGGGGCGGGCGCATCGTGCGCAAGGAGTGGGTGCTGGACTGCCACCGCATGCGGCGGAGGTTGCCCTGTCGGCG CTACCTCATGGCAGGCCCGGACTCCAGCAGCGATGAGGAGACGCCGCCCCCTCCCACCACCAAG CATCCCAAGGCTAACCATCAGGCTCCCCCAGCGGGGCCTAAATCAGGCTCCAGGACTCCATCCCCCCAGGAGGCCGGCCCGGCTCACAGAGGGCCCCAGGGAGCCCCAGACCCAGAAGAGGAGCTGGCAG GTGCTCAGGACCACGGGACCGATGACTCCGGGGACACGGAGGATGAGCTGAGGAG AGTGGTCAAGCCGAAGGACCAGAAGCAGCCCCAAGACCAAGGAGAGAACGGAGAGGACCCCTATGCCGGCTCCACAGATGAAAACACAGAGGATGAGAGCCCCGAGCCCCCGGACCAGCCCATCCCTGAGCTGCCAG ATTTTTTCCAGGGCAAACACTTCTTTTTCTATGGAGAGTTTCCTGGTGAGGAGCGACGGCAGCTTGTCCGCTACGTTACTGCGTTCAACGG GGAGATAGAAGATTACATGAATGATCAGGTCCAGTTTGTGATCACGGCCCAAGAGTGGGACCCCAGCTTCGAGGAG GCCCTCCTGGACAACCCGTCGTTGGCCTTCGTGCGTCCCCGCTGGATTTACAGCTGCAACGAGCAGCAGAGGTTGCTGCCCTATCAGCTCTATGGGGTGGTCCCCCAGGCCTGA
- the ZNF575 gene encoding zinc finger protein 575 → MLERGEQGPGGRGRSPSAKESVTNGGASSKASKPKRSPAAVAERPGPSRARRPPPLQRPHRCPDCDKAFSYPSKLATHRLAHGGARPHPCPDCDKAFSYPSKLAAHRLTHSGARPFPCPDCPKAFGHRSKLAAHRWTHSPARPYPCPDCPKSFCYPSKLAAHRHTHAGGTRPYPCPQCPKSFCYPSKLAAHQRRHTPTAPGAPIPAAPTPAAAADPQHRCPNCGQTFGQRRLLVLHQRSHRGDGKAGKGGKGERA, encoded by the exons ATGCTGGAGCGAGGGGAGCAAGGGCCTGGGGGCAGAGGGAGGAGCCCTTCTGCCAAGGAGTCAGTGACCAACGGAGGGG CCTCCAGCAAAGCCTCAAAGCCGAAGCGGAGCCCCGCAGCTGTGGCCGAGCGCCCCGGTCCGTCCAGGGCCCGCCGGCCTCCACCCCTCCAGCGTCCACACCGCTGCCCGGACTGCGACAAGGCCTTCTCCTACCCCTCCAAGCTGGCTACCCACCGCCTGGCTCACGGTGGCGCCCGCCCGCACCCCTGCCCTGACTGCGACAAGGCCTTCTCCTACCCCTCCAAGCTGGCTGCCCACCGCCTCACCCATAGTGGCGCCCGCCCCTTCCCCTGTCCGGACTGCCCAAAGGCTTTTGGTCACCGATCCAAGCTGGCTGCCCACCGTTGGACCCACTCGCCGGCCCGCCCCTACCCCTGCCCAgactgccccaagtctttttgcTACCCCTCCAAGCTGGCCGCCCACCGACACACCCATGCTGGTGGCACCCGCCCCTACCCCTGCCCACAGTGCCCCAAGTCCTTCTGCTACCCCTCCAAGCTGGCAGCCCACCAGCGGCGCCACACCCCCACTGCCCCGGGAGCCCCCATCCCGGCCGCCCCCACGCCTGCCGCCGCAGCAGACCCTCAGCACCGCTGCCCCAACTGTGGCCAAACCTTTGGCCAGCGCCGCCTCCTGGTCCTTCACCAGCGGAGCCACCGTGGAGATGGGAAGgctgggaagggaggaaagggggagcgGGCCTAA
- the XRCC1 gene encoding DNA repair protein XRCC1 isoform X2, with product MPEIRLRHVVSCSSQDPTHCADNLLKADTYRKWRSAKAGEKQISVILQLEKEEQIHSIDIGNEGSAFVEVLAGSSAGGAGEHDYEVLLVTSSFMSPSESRSGTNSNRVRLFAADKLVRATAEKRWDRVKIVCSQPYSKDSAYGLSFIRLHSPPEKEEPESSPCPVTKLGAFRVKEDDGTGSSLRPGSLFFSRASKASPAPPREQPGPSYAAATLQASEGVTPQTPPLSSPQPPSASKAPGKPQESPKGKRKLDLSQDEPGNRAQARPAHPKLPAPKKPKGPATGPAPAQGPPQAEKKGPKARAGPRPGPVELGRILEGVVVVLSGFQNPFRSELRDKALELGAKYRPDWTSDSTHLICAFANTPKYSAVLSRGGRIVRKEWVLDCHRMRRRLPCRRYLMAGPDSSSDEETPPPPTTKHPKANHQAPPAGPKSGSRTPSPQEAGPAHRGPQGAPDPEEELAGAQDHGTDDSGDTEDELRRVVKPKDQKQPQDQGENGEDPYAGSTDENTEDESPEPPDQPIPELPDFFQGKHFFFYGEFPGEERRQLVRYVTAFNGEIEDYMNDQVQFVITAQEWDPSFEEALLDNPSLAFVRPRWIYSCNEQQRLLPYQLYGVVPQA from the exons ATGCCTGAGATCCGCCTCCGCCACGTAGTGTCGTGCAGCAGCCAGGATCCG ACCCACTGCGCAGACAACCTCCTGAAGGCCGACACCTACCGGAAATGGCGCTCCGCCAAGGCTGGGGAGAAGCAGATCTCCGTCATCCTGCAG ttgGAGAAGGAGGAGCAGATCCACAGCATAGACATCGGCAATGAGGGCTCTGCCTTCGTCGAGGTGCTGGCGGGCAGCTCCGCGGGGGGCGCCGGGGAGCATGACTATGAG GTCCTCCTCGTGACCTCGTCTTTCATGTCCCCGTCTGAGAGCCGGAGTGGGACTAACTCCAACCGGGTCCGCCTGTTTGCTGCCGACAAGCTGGTCCGGGCCACCGCGGAAAAGCGCTGGGACCGCGTCAAGATCGTGTGCAGCCAGCCCTACAGCAAG GACTCTGCCTACGGCCTGAGTTTTATACGTCTGCACAGCCCCCCGGAGAAGGAGGAGCCCGAGAGCAGCCCCTGCCCC GTGACCAAGCTGGGAGCCTTCCGAGTGAAGGAGGACGATGGCACCGGCAGCTCCCTGAGACCCGGGTCCCTCTTCTTCAGCCGGGCCAGCAAGGCTTCCCCAG CCCCCCCCAGAGAGCAGCCGGGCCCCAGCTACGCAGCCGCCACCCTGCAGGCCTCCGAGGGCGTGACCCCCCAGACTCCTCCCTTGTCGTCCCCTCAGCCCCCCTCTGCAAGCAAAGCTCCCGGCAAG CCCCAAGAGTCTCCCAAGGGAAAGAGGAAACTGGACTTAAGCCAGGATGAACCAGGAAACAGAGCCCAGGCCCGTCCGGCCCACCCTAAGCTACCAGCCCCCAAGAAGCCCAAAG GGCCTGCTACGGGCCCAGCCCCGGCCCAGGGGCCTCCCCAAGCTGAAAAGAAAGGGCCGAAGGCTAGGGCCGGGCCCAGGCCTGGGCCTGTGGAGCTGGGGAGGATCCTGGAGGGCGTCGTGGTGGTCCTGAGCGGTTTCCAGAACCCCTTCCGCTCAGAGCTTCGGGACAAGGCCCTGGAGCTCGGCGCCAAGTACCGGCCAGACTGGACCTCGGACAGCACCCACCTCAT CTGTGCCTTTGCCAACACGCCCAAGTACAGCGCGGTCCTGAGCCGGGGCGGGCGCATCGTGCGCAAGGAGTGGGTGCTGGACTGCCACCGCATGCGGCGGAGGTTGCCCTGTCGGCG CTACCTCATGGCAGGCCCGGACTCCAGCAGCGATGAGGAGACGCCGCCCCCTCCCACCACCAAG CATCCCAAGGCTAACCATCAGGCTCCCCCAGCGGGGCCTAAATCAGGCTCCAGGACTCCATCCCCCCAGGAGGCCGGCCCGGCTCACAGAGGGCCCCAGGGAGCCCCAGACCCAGAAGAGGAGCTGGCAG GTGCTCAGGACCACGGGACCGATGACTCCGGGGACACGGAGGATGAGCTGAGGAG AGTGGTCAAGCCGAAGGACCAGAAGCAGCCCCAAGACCAAGGAGAGAACGGAGAGGACCCCTATGCCGGCTCCACAGATGAAAACACAGAGGATGAGAGCCCCGAGCCCCCGGACCAGCCCATCCCTGAGCTGCCAG ATTTTTTCCAGGGCAAACACTTCTTTTTCTATGGAGAGTTTCCTGGTGAGGAGCGACGGCAGCTTGTCCGCTACGTTACTGCGTTCAACGG GGAGATAGAAGATTACATGAATGATCAGGTCCAGTTTGTGATCACGGCCCAAGAGTGGGACCCCAGCTTCGAGGAG GCCCTCCTGGACAACCCGTCGTTGGCCTTCGTGCGTCCCCGCTGGATTTACAGCTGCAACGAGCAGCAGAGGTTGCTGCCCTATCAGCTCTATGGGGTGGTCCCCCAGGCCTGA